The following proteins are co-located in the Gorilla gorilla gorilla isolate KB3781 chromosome 7, NHGRI_mGorGor1-v2.1_pri, whole genome shotgun sequence genome:
- the LOC109027898 gene encoding cyclin-dependent kinases regulatory subunit 1-like, with product RLVNRAIISHKQIYYSDKYDDEEFEYRHVMLPKDIAKLVPKTHLMSESEWRNLGVQHSQGWVHYMIHEPEPHILLFRRPLPEKPKKGSWQATFQPQALHSCPYFLTSF from the coding sequence AGGCTAGTAAACCGAGCGATCATCTCGCACAAACAAATTTACTATTCGGACAAATACGACGACGAGGAGTTTGAGTATCGACATGTCATGCTGCCCAAGGACATAGCCAAGCTGGTCCCTAAAACCCATTTGATGTCTGAATCTGAATGGAGGAATCTTGGCGTTCAGCACAGTCAGGGATGGGTGCATTATATGATCCATGAACCAGAACCTCACATCTTGCTGTTCCGGCGCCCACTACCCGAGAAACCAAAGAAAGGAAGCTGGCAAGCTACTTTTCAGCCTCAAGCTTTACACAGCTGTCCTTACTTCCTAACATCTTTCTGA